A part of Gammaproteobacteria bacterium genomic DNA contains:
- a CDS encoding PAS domain S-box protein, whose amino-acid sequence MNSTSLIQNNWNAFDSARQTKAIYLIDLNGALGYDGLIHHLKNFIIHRDEYSHDRLHESLGKALITTQHYLEQNPSEEERMALADINGALAKYAQATSLLEALHGVQSVGGPQKNSFGQQPPQDLDTMIKIDDSGLSRALNFLNSRLWMANIKHSNNKAILLSKLRAALGYNKLIHHFSDYILHDDTQYVSLIRDDIAEAQRVLSEYAHLNLSAEERAAINDLNDILDQYDQSITTIIDLHLQHLTAEQIDQSIEIDEKKAVSSMITLMQGMAKDDQLRAQEIQQSLEHISSSTRTGAVITSFAVVLFLLMSLWSYIDQRKYDRNLRLAERRLSAILDNTADAIIISDELGIITEFNRAAEKMLGYTAEEIIGQNLSTIMPKNHAQRHDTYLRRYRDIGVAKVIGIGRETMARHKDGHEFPVMLSVGKSIVNKKTAFTGILRDVTLDHNIRNDLIKAKEQAEEANRAKSQFLAAMSHELRTPLNAIIGLSQLLATDSELSKNTHANEALHDIHRSGLHLLNLINDVLDFAKIENNKLNLALHNFSPIECLSTALAMTQPQAQRFSVTIEPHFSQDLPMVYADMLRVRQILLNFLSNAVKYNVPGGTVRIYVTTHDKMLRFSVSDTGKGISENEQTDLFMPFKRLGEEGGNIEGTGIGLSICKTLVENMGGRIGFESMLGKGSTFWFEVPLSHQTEHANASET is encoded by the coding sequence TTGAATTCAACTTCACTGATCCAAAACAACTGGAATGCATTCGATTCTGCCCGCCAAACCAAAGCAATCTATCTCATCGACCTCAACGGCGCCTTGGGTTATGACGGCCTTATTCATCATTTAAAAAATTTCATCATTCACCGCGACGAATACAGCCACGACCGTCTGCATGAAAGCCTGGGCAAGGCCCTCATTACCACCCAGCACTATCTGGAACAAAACCCCAGCGAAGAAGAGCGCATGGCCCTGGCCGACATTAACGGCGCATTGGCCAAATACGCCCAGGCGACATCTCTGCTCGAAGCGCTGCACGGCGTACAATCGGTGGGCGGTCCCCAAAAAAATTCGTTTGGCCAGCAGCCGCCGCAAGATCTGGACACCATGATTAAAATCGATGACAGCGGACTTTCCCGAGCACTGAATTTTCTGAACAGCCGTCTGTGGATGGCCAATATCAAACATTCCAATAACAAAGCCATTCTACTCAGTAAACTGCGTGCAGCCCTTGGCTACAACAAATTAATTCATCACTTCAGTGATTATATTCTGCATGACGATACGCAATATGTTTCCTTGATTCGCGATGACATTGCCGAAGCACAGCGAGTACTGAGTGAATATGCCCACCTGAATCTTTCCGCCGAAGAACGCGCCGCGATCAACGATCTTAACGACATTCTCGACCAATATGATCAATCGATAACGACAATCATTGATCTGCACTTACAACACCTGACCGCAGAACAAATTGATCAATCCATTGAGATTGATGAAAAAAAAGCCGTGAGCTCGATGATCACCCTCATGCAGGGAATGGCCAAAGATGACCAACTTCGTGCCCAAGAAATTCAGCAATCTCTCGAACACATTTCCAGCTCCACACGCACGGGTGCCGTCATCACCAGCTTTGCCGTTGTGCTGTTTTTGCTAATGAGCCTATGGTCTTACATTGACCAGCGCAAATACGACCGAAATTTGCGCTTGGCCGAGCGCAGACTCAGCGCCATTTTGGACAATACCGCCGATGCCATTATCATCAGCGACGAGCTAGGCATAATCACAGAATTCAATCGCGCCGCCGAAAAAATGCTGGGCTACACTGCCGAAGAAATCATCGGCCAAAACCTCAGCACCATCATGCCTAAAAATCACGCCCAGCGGCATGATACATATCTGCGCCGCTATCGCGATATCGGCGTCGCCAAAGTCATTGGTATTGGTCGAGAAACCATGGCTCGTCACAAAGATGGCCACGAATTCCCTGTCATGCTGTCGGTAGGAAAATCCATCGTCAACAAAAAAACTGCATTCACTGGCATTCTTCGTGATGTCACGCTCGACCACAACATTCGCAACGATCTGATCAAAGCCAAGGAACAGGCCGAAGAGGCCAATCGTGCCAAGTCACAATTTCTTGCTGCCATGAGTCACGAACTGCGCACTCCGCTCAACGCCATTATCGGCTTAAGTCAATTGTTGGCCACGGACTCCGAACTGAGTAAAAACACCCACGCCAATGAAGCACTCCATGACATTCACCGCAGCGGCTTGCACCTGCTGAATCTGATCAATGACGTTCTGGATTTTGCAAAAATAGAGAACAACAAACTCAATCTTGCGCTGCATAATTTTTCGCCCATTGAATGCCTGTCCACCGCTTTGGCCATGACGCAACCACAGGCGCAACGCTTTAGCGTCACCATAGAACCGCATTTCAGCCAGGATCTACCCATGGTGTACGCCGACATGCTCCGCGTCCGACAAATCCTGCTGAACTTTTTATCCAACGCGGTGAAATACAATGTGCCAGGCGGCACCGTTCGAATCTACGTCACCACTCACGACAAAATGTTGCGTTTCAGTGTCAGCGATACCGGCAAAGGCATTTCCGAAAATGAACAAACCGACTTGTTCATGCCGTTCAAGCGACTGGGTGAGGAAGGCGGCAACATTGAAGGCACTGGAATCGGTCTGAGCATCTGCAAAACATTGGTAGAAAACATGGGTGGTCGAATCGGTTTCGAATCCATGTTAGGCAAGGGATCAACGTTCTGGTTTGAAGTTCCGCTCAGTCATCAAACAGAGCACGCTAACGCAAGCGAAACTTAA
- a CDS encoding TonB family protein codes for MQLVLRPQTNPWPVSVLLGSALLWLLALSLPYLASRSEVPPNSVIEIDFVPWQPPAAPQSPPKAQPKPAVKKTPVEPQPKPVVREPVLAEQVTQEKLPEPTPIQEQPQAEVEQTDLPYSEEALPVPVALAQLSTMPSFLHREQPAYPRAEKLAGREATVKLSVLIDEQGRVRKIDIVQSGGEAFDRAAVAAMKASNFEPARIGGQKVPVRLNMPVKFRLR; via the coding sequence ATGCAGCTAGTGCTACGACCGCAAACTAATCCCTGGCCAGTGTCGGTCCTGTTGGGCAGCGCATTGTTGTGGCTGCTGGCGCTGAGCTTGCCCTATCTTGCCAGTCGTAGCGAAGTGCCGCCGAATTCGGTGATAGAAATTGATTTCGTCCCTTGGCAACCACCGGCCGCACCGCAGTCGCCGCCAAAAGCACAGCCCAAGCCAGCAGTGAAAAAAACACCCGTGGAGCCACAGCCCAAACCCGTGGTGCGGGAACCAGTGCTGGCCGAGCAGGTGACGCAGGAAAAGCTCCCCGAACCCACGCCGATCCAGGAACAGCCACAGGCCGAGGTTGAACAAACCGATCTTCCATATAGCGAGGAAGCGTTGCCGGTGCCTGTGGCGCTGGCGCAACTGAGCACCATGCCCAGTTTTTTACATCGAGAACAGCCGGCTTATCCGCGGGCAGAAAAATTGGCAGGCCGTGAGGCGACCGTCAAATTATCAGTGTTGATTGATGAGCAGGGGCGGGTGAGAAAAATTGATATTGTTCAGTCAGGCGGTGAAGCATTTGACCGCGCGGCGGTGGCGGCGATGAAGGCATCGAATTTTGAACCGGCACGGATCGGTGGACAAAAAGTGCCGGTGCGGCTGAATATGCCGGTTAAGTTTCGCTTGCGTTAG